One region of Cyanobium sp. M30B3 genomic DNA includes:
- a CDS encoding AbrB/MazE/SpoVT family DNA-binding domain-containing protein encodes MLAKRTAKNQLTLPKSVVEQVGAADYYDVACDNGRIVLTPIHPGAAASVRSRLAELGISEADVADAVTWARNG; translated from the coding sequence GTGCTGGCCAAGCGCACCGCCAAGAATCAGCTCACCCTGCCCAAGAGCGTGGTGGAGCAGGTGGGGGCTGCCGACTACTACGACGTGGCCTGCGACAACGGCCGGATCGTGCTCACGCCGATCCATCCCGGCGCCGCCGCCAGCGTGCGCTCGCGGCTGGCGGAGCTGGGAATCAGCGAAGCGGATGTGGCCGACGCCGTGACATGGGCGCGCAACGGGTGA
- a CDS encoding putative toxin-antitoxin system toxin component, PIN family: MGAQRVKPTPIRTVLDTNVLVSALLFEHGRLSWLRSSWQSSQVIPLLVQPTALELLRVLAYPKFKLQPQERDQLLEELLPWCETWRAPITSSSHTVRDGHDQVFLDLALTARADALVSGDGDLLALKEQVPPLKICTPAEFQAWLSRGDRQSRNQVSLS, encoded by the coding sequence ATGGGCGCGCAACGGGTGAAGCCCACCCCGATCCGCACCGTGCTCGACACCAACGTGCTGGTGTCGGCCCTGCTGTTTGAACATGGCCGGCTCAGTTGGCTGCGCTCCAGCTGGCAGAGCAGCCAGGTGATTCCGCTGCTGGTGCAGCCCACGGCGCTTGAGCTGCTGCGGGTGCTGGCCTATCCCAAGTTCAAGCTGCAGCCGCAGGAGCGCGATCAACTCCTGGAGGAACTCCTTCCCTGGTGCGAAACCTGGCGTGCACCGATCACATCCAGCAGCCACACGGTGCGCGATGGCCACGATCAGGTGTTTCTGGATCTGGCCCTCACAGCCCGGGCGGATGCATTGGTGAGCGGTGATGGCGACCTGCTGGCCCTCAAGGAGCAGGTTCCACCGCTGAAGATCTGCACCCCTGCAGAGTTTCAGGCCTGGCTCAGCCGTGGTGATCGGCAATCAAGGAATCAAGTGTCGCTATCGTGA
- a CDS encoding type II toxin-antitoxin system Phd/YefM family antitoxin, with amino-acid sequence MRSVGLAQAKAQLSALLDAVESGDEVVITRRGQPVARLVRENAAAPQAGGQSWPERLRLFHTNQPPFAGDAVALVRELREERE; translated from the coding sequence ATGCGCTCCGTTGGTTTGGCGCAGGCCAAGGCCCAGTTGTCGGCTCTGCTGGATGCGGTGGAGAGCGGCGACGAGGTGGTGATCACCCGCCGCGGCCAACCTGTGGCCCGCCTGGTGCGCGAAAACGCCGCTGCGCCCCAAGCTGGTGGCCAGTCGTGGCCGGAGCGGCTGCGGCTTTTTCACACCAACCAACCCCCGTTTGCAGGGGATGCCGTGGCCCTGGTGCGCGAGCTGCGCGAGGAACGGGAATGA
- a CDS encoding DUF2442 domain-containing protein, with the protein MANPGEQVTDVALTEDRLIVDLADGRSISVPLAWFPRLLHATSQERDHWEIAGAGYGIHWPDIDEDLSVEGLLRGAPAPQAKALVS; encoded by the coding sequence ATGGCTAACCCTGGCGAGCAGGTCACTGACGTTGCGTTGACAGAAGACAGGCTGATCGTCGACTTGGCTGACGGTCGTTCTATTTCGGTACCGCTGGCTTGGTTCCCAAGGCTTCTACATGCAACCTCCCAGGAGCGTGACCACTGGGAGATTGCAGGGGCTGGCTACGGAATCCACTGGCCAGATATCGATGAGGATTTAAGTGTGGAAGGCCTGCTTCGAGGTGCGCCAGCGCCCCAGGCAAAGGCTCTGGTCAGCTAA
- a CDS encoding type II toxin-antitoxin system VapC family toxin: MTARQGVYLDSCVLLSLFLADSGYTAAEQWLRRQGEAAIQVSHWLLVEFAGVVSLCVRRGELSAERAAAIHAEFECFRRERLQLLEQATADRGLIQAAHQLGVAHQWISGPPT, translated from the coding sequence ATGACCGCCCGCCAGGGGGTGTATCTGGACAGTTGCGTGTTGCTGTCGCTGTTTCTGGCCGACAGCGGCTATACCGCCGCCGAGCAGTGGTTGCGCCGCCAGGGAGAGGCAGCGATTCAGGTGAGCCATTGGCTGCTCGTGGAATTCGCCGGTGTGGTGTCGCTGTGCGTGCGCCGGGGTGAGCTGAGCGCGGAGCGGGCCGCCGCGATCCACGCCGAATTCGAATGCTTCCGCCGCGAACGCCTGCAACTGCTGGAACAGGCCACGGCCGACAGGGGCCTGATCCAGGCGGCCCATCAGCTGGGGGTTGCCCATCAGTGGATCAGCGGGCCGCCCACCTGA